One genomic segment of Amycolatopsis sp. Hca4 includes these proteins:
- a CDS encoding ATP-dependent DNA helicase: MRTPNTATPAFTWDEGARRVLSAPGGFLRVLGGPGTGKTALLASAATRRIAEGADPESVLVLTTSRKSADALRADITRRLTADPDLARPLPRTVREPLVRTVHSYAYSLLRLEAMAEELPPPRLLAGAEQDVVVRELLAGDLDEGAEYWPEQLRPALMVPGFAEELRDLLMRAAERGLGPGDLAELGRRRGREEWIAAGQFWAQYEEVTQLQGAGGNALGVASAPALDAAELVTSALLALEDAAELRERERTRVRHLFVDDAHHLDPLQTSLVRVIGHTAAEFVVAGDPDQNVFSFRGADARLFADADPDGSRTVTLTTAHRLAPAVRLAVAKIGATLPGASPHRKIVPPKGATGGNVRVRVMPTPAAEASWIADQLRRAHLVDGVPWSEIAVLVRSPARTFLVLQRALRAAGVPIGSATEELPLAKQPAVRPLLAVLKLAPSPELLDVDLAEMLLSSSLGGADPLALRRLRRGLRRLELAGGGERPSDELLVEALRGGDILAGLADAEAEPVRRVGGLLRTTHQAVARGEGVEQVLWQLWRESGLQDKLLKQVERGGSLGAQADRDLDAVVALFDAAGRYVDRLPRASVASFADYLGAQRIAGDTLAPAAVPSDGVSLLTAHAAAGREWTVVAVAGVQEGAWPDLRLRGSVLGVERLKDLMAGVDDDAVSQTAPILAEERRLFYLAMSRAKQTLLVTAVSGEDEQPSRFLDDLEENGADDGGLDSRMKPPGRSLVLAELVGELREVVCDDKADPARRRRAAKQLARLADAKVPGAHPSTWYGLLPASSDEPVHPPGDLIRISPSTVEILTKCPLRWMIERHGGSDPAQLAAVTGTLVHGLAQAVASGSTDAELQRALDEAWVRVDAGAPWFSRRERRRVEQMLRNFTTWLERSRAELKEAGVEQDIEVELPAGGSDEVRVLLRGRVDRVELDSEGRPVIVDIKTGKVPVSGAEAEAHPQLAAYQLAVLLGAIEGRTEAGGARLVYVAKANNKTGSTERSQPPMDEVAGKQWLELVQKAAASAAGPDYQAQENVDCDRCPARGCCPLRPEGRQVPGP; encoded by the coding sequence TGCGCACGCCGAACACCGCCACACCCGCGTTCACCTGGGACGAAGGCGCGCGGCGCGTGCTCTCCGCACCCGGCGGGTTCCTCCGCGTGCTCGGCGGTCCCGGCACCGGCAAGACGGCGCTGCTGGCCTCGGCCGCCACCCGCCGGATCGCCGAGGGCGCCGACCCGGAGAGCGTGCTCGTGCTCACCACCTCCCGCAAGTCCGCCGACGCGCTGCGCGCCGACATCACCCGCCGGCTCACCGCCGACCCCGACCTGGCGCGGCCGCTGCCCCGGACCGTCCGCGAACCCCTGGTCCGCACCGTGCACTCCTACGCCTACTCGCTGCTGCGGCTGGAGGCGATGGCCGAGGAGCTGCCGCCGCCGCGGCTGCTGGCCGGGGCCGAGCAGGACGTCGTCGTCCGCGAGCTCCTGGCCGGTGACCTCGACGAAGGTGCCGAGTACTGGCCCGAGCAGCTGCGGCCCGCGCTGATGGTCCCCGGCTTCGCCGAAGAGCTGCGTGACCTGCTGATGCGCGCGGCCGAGCGCGGTCTCGGCCCCGGTGACCTCGCCGAACTGGGCCGCCGCCGCGGGCGCGAGGAGTGGATCGCCGCCGGGCAGTTCTGGGCGCAGTACGAAGAAGTCACGCAGCTGCAGGGCGCGGGCGGCAACGCGCTCGGCGTGGCGAGCGCGCCCGCGCTGGACGCCGCCGAGCTGGTCACCTCCGCGCTGCTCGCCCTGGAGGACGCCGCCGAGCTGCGCGAACGCGAGCGCACCCGCGTCCGGCACCTGTTCGTCGACGACGCCCACCACCTCGACCCGCTGCAGACCAGCCTGGTCCGGGTGATCGGGCACACCGCGGCCGAGTTCGTGGTGGCCGGCGACCCCGACCAGAACGTGTTCTCCTTCCGCGGCGCCGACGCGCGGCTGTTCGCCGACGCCGATCCGGACGGCAGCCGGACCGTCACGCTCACCACGGCCCACCGGCTGGCCCCGGCGGTGCGGCTCGCGGTGGCCAAGATCGGCGCGACGCTGCCGGGCGCGTCACCGCACCGCAAGATCGTGCCGCCCAAGGGGGCCACCGGCGGCAACGTCCGCGTCCGCGTGATGCCGACCCCGGCCGCCGAGGCGAGCTGGATCGCCGACCAGCTCCGCCGCGCCCACCTCGTCGACGGCGTGCCGTGGTCGGAGATCGCCGTGCTCGTCCGGTCTCCGGCCCGGACTTTCCTCGTCCTGCAACGAGCTTTGCGCGCCGCCGGCGTCCCGATCGGGTCGGCGACCGAGGAGCTGCCGCTGGCCAAGCAGCCCGCGGTGCGGCCGCTGCTGGCCGTGCTGAAGCTCGCGCCGTCGCCGGAACTGCTGGACGTCGATCTCGCGGAGATGCTGCTGTCGTCGTCGCTCGGCGGCGCGGACCCGTTGGCGCTGCGGCGGTTGCGGCGCGGCCTGCGCCGGCTGGAGCTGGCGGGCGGCGGCGAGCGGCCGAGCGACGAGCTGCTGGTGGAGGCGTTGCGCGGCGGCGACATCCTGGCCGGGCTGGCCGACGCCGAGGCCGAGCCGGTGCGGCGGGTCGGCGGGCTGCTGCGCACCACGCACCAGGCCGTCGCGCGCGGCGAGGGCGTCGAGCAGGTGCTGTGGCAGCTGTGGCGGGAAAGCGGGCTCCAGGACAAGCTGCTGAAACAGGTCGAGCGCGGCGGGTCGCTGGGCGCGCAGGCCGACCGCGACCTCGACGCCGTCGTCGCGCTGTTCGACGCCGCGGGCCGGTACGTCGACCGGCTGCCGCGGGCGAGCGTCGCCTCCTTCGCCGATTACCTTGGCGCGCAACGCATTGCGGGCGACACCCTCGCACCGGCGGCGGTCCCGTCCGACGGCGTCTCGCTGCTCACCGCGCACGCCGCCGCGGGTCGCGAGTGGACGGTCGTCGCGGTCGCCGGCGTCCAGGAAGGCGCGTGGCCGGACCTGCGGCTGCGCGGTTCGGTGCTGGGCGTCGAACGGCTCAAGGACCTGATGGCCGGGGTCGACGACGACGCCGTCTCCCAGACCGCGCCGATCCTCGCCGAGGAGCGGCGCCTGTTCTACCTCGCGATGAGCCGGGCGAAGCAGACGCTGCTGGTCACGGCGGTGTCGGGGGAGGACGAGCAGCCGTCCCGGTTCCTCGACGACCTGGAGGAGAACGGCGCCGACGACGGCGGGCTCGACTCGCGGATGAAGCCGCCGGGCCGGTCGCTGGTGCTCGCCGAGCTGGTCGGCGAGCTGCGCGAGGTGGTCTGCGACGACAAGGCCGACCCCGCGCGGCGGCGCCGGGCGGCGAAGCAGCTGGCCCGGCTGGCCGACGCGAAGGTGCCCGGCGCGCACCCGTCGACGTGGTACGGCCTGCTGCCGGCCTCCAGCGACGAGCCGGTGCACCCGCCGGGCGACCTGATCCGGATCTCACCGTCCACAGTGGAAATCCTGACGAAGTGCCCGCTGCGCTGGATGATCGAGCGCCACGGCGGCAGCGACCCGGCCCAGCTGGCGGCGGTGACCGGGACGCTGGTGCACGGGCTCGCCCAGGCGGTCGCTTCGGGGAGCACGGACGCGGAGCTGCAGCGGGCGCTGGACGAGGCCTGGGTGCGCGTCGACGCCGGGGCGCCGTGGTTCTCGCGGCGGGAGCGGCGGCGGGTCGAGCAGATGCTGCGGAACTTCACGACGTGGCTGGAGCGCAGCCGGGCGGAGCTGAAGGAAGCCGGGGTCGAGCAGGACATCGAGGTCGAGCTGCCCGCCGGGGGTTCGGACGAGGTCCGGGTGCTGCTGCGCGGGCGGGTCGACCGGGTGGAGCTGGACTCCGAGGGACGGCCGGTGATCGTGGACATCAAGACGGGCAAGGTCCCGGTGTCGGGGGCGGAGGCCGAGGCGCACCCGCAGCTGGCGGCTTACCAGCTGGCGGTGCTGCTGGGGGCGATCGAGGGCCGCACGGAGGCCGGCGGCGCGCGGCTGGTGTACGTGGCGAAGGCGAACAACAAGACGGGGTCGACGGAACGGTCCCAGCCGCCGATGGACGAGGTGGCCGGCAAGCAGTGGCTCGAGCTGGTGCAGAAGGCGGCGGCCTCGGCGGCGGGGCCGGATTACCAGGCGCAGGAGAACGTGGACTGCGACCGCTGCCCGGCGCGGGGCTGCTGCCCGCTCCGGCCCGAGGGGCGGCAGGTGCCGGGGCCGTGA